One window of the Micropterus dolomieu isolate WLL.071019.BEF.003 ecotype Adirondacks unplaced genomic scaffold, ASM2129224v1 contig_1600, whole genome shotgun sequence genome contains the following:
- the LOC123964298 gene encoding paralemmin-1-like has product MVHKMNGEDGVQLLSFSEVEELIHKADEASMMSQTVATVTSLPTAEVQEEAGPEPPPPEITGLEAKTGSEPIMGEASAENPVTMVFMGYQSVEDEDETKKVLGLQGTVKAELVLIDDTDGKTSPGEGKKDTGVPLPASTALPPSTKPLQTMTANNGETAGEVKEEKGGAVEMKKEKQPYSFTSSTSFTSTTSHDILLLLD; this is encoded by the exons A TGGTCCACAAGATGAACGGTGAAGATGGCGTCCAACTGCTCAGCTTCTCCGAGGTCGAAGAGCTCATCCACAAAGCCGACGAGGCCTCGATGATGTCACAGACCGTCGCCACGGTGACCTCTCTCCCCACAGCGGAAGTCCAGGAGGAGGCGGGTCCTGAGCCGCCGCCTCCGGAGATCACCGGGCTGGAGGCCAAAACAGGCAGCGAGCCGATCATGGGCGAGGCCAGCGCAGAGAACCCCGTCACCATGGTGTTCATGGGCTATCAGAGCgtggaggacgaggacgagACCAAGAAGGTTCTGGGTCTGCAGGGGACGGTGAAGGCCGAGCTGGTCCTCATCGACGACACTGATGGGAAAACGTCTCCGGGCGAAGGGAAGAAGGACACCGGCGTTCCTCTGCCTGCCTCCACTGCCCTGCCGCCCTCAACAAAACCTCTGCAGACGATGACGGCAAACAACGGGGAGACTGCCGGggaggtgaaggaggagaagggaggagCGGTGGAGATGAAGAAGGAGAAGCAGCCGT actccttcacctcctccacctccttcacCTCCACCACATCACATGACATACTTTTGCTTCTTGATTGA